The sequence tttctctctctcagttgaTCCCTCTCATTTCATCTCTCTGGTGTCGTCCTCTGCTGTCTTTTGCTCGTTCTCTCTTTCCAGCCAGCTGTCCATCGCTCATCCTTCATCACtcaactgtctttttttctgcccCTTCTGCCcacatttcctctctttttttctttcttgttgaTTCTCCCATCATCTCTTTCGCCTCTGGATCGGGCACGATATGAAGCGTCACCATGGGTTTCATGGAATTCTACCTGGAGATTGACCCCGTCACCCTGAACCTCATCATCCTGGTCGCCAGCTATGTCATCCTGCTCCTGGTCTTCCTCATCTCCTGCATCCTGTACGACTGCCGGGGCAAAGACCCCACCAAGGAGTACGCCCCTGACAACACGCCGGCGCCGCCCAGCCAGTCGCCCATACGCCTGGTGGTCATGCAGAACTCGCCCGCCTCTTCTCGCTACGAGCCCAACAACACGGCGAGCCACGCCGAGCTGCCGACGCCGGACCTGAGCcgggacagaggagagagggagcgggagagagagagggagagggagaagaggagtaCTCTGgtctgaggaagaggaagagacatGAAGTGCTGTTGTCTCACTttgtacagtgtttttagtCCTGGActcttgtttttgatttttaacatCCCTGGATGGTGTCGATGAGCTGCTGAGGAGGTCAGCAGGAGGTAAGCAGCCAGCAGGGCCAACCCAAAACTTTCTGGGGGCCAAAGAAGAATTTAATAACCCATCCCCCTCCCTGAACCCCAACCACAACCCCCACCACCTGCAAATGTGTGTTGCAATAATTAACAAGAATTTAGGACAACTGAAACAATTTAAAACTGATAAAACCTAAacagacatttcattttcattgatttatcTATAAGGACAAtgcattaattaacatttccGTAAGAGTGCCAgtgtttttcagctgcagtccTTTGGCGAGATGTTCTGAAACTGATAAAGTGATGGTTAACGGTTACGGACAGAACACAACAAGATGCCATAAAGACATCGGCAACAAATTAAGCATTCTCAAGACTCAGCACAATCCATGTAGAGCAAAAGCAGACAGCAAAACATTAGTGCAGTAATACAGCAACAATATCCAGTATTCAGTACATGGAGCCAGCAAGCAAGACAAGgcaccaaaacacaaccaagcAGTACTGATTATAACCCTTTTTGTAGACATGCAGAGCAACAGtaagcaaaaacacaaatcaaatatGATAATCATAATGTTAAtcttaataaaatgtgaaactatgTGCAGTTACAAGCTAGTACAAAGGTCATtcaatgtgcaaataaaaaatcCTAAACTTACAATTTGTAAAATGAGACTGCTTATCTTTAAATACTTTAATTTGGAccccaaaaaagaaaatatttgattcAATTTCGCCCTAAGCAGCTGCCGATGCCCCTGGTTTCCATCACAGGGATCCTAGCTAGAGCTACCAAcagttatttttgttatcaatttctatgtatgtattttctttttttctttttaaaggaccagtttgtaggatttagtggcatctagcaatgagattgcagattgcaacgAACTTaacacccctccccctccccttccccttccaaATGTGTAGGAAAATCTATGGTGGCCTCataaaaactcataaaaaacacaaaaggtcctctttagagccagtgtttggtttgtccgttctggaCTACTGTATAAGCATGGCTGTGCGACATGGTGgactccgtggaagaggacccgctccctatatAGAtacaaagggctcattctaaggtaatgaaaacacaatgattcttattttcaggtgattattcattaattaaaacatacttatgaatattatatttcatttctgtcaagtccgttctgctagacgccactaaattctacacactgtacCATTAATCTTTTTCGACAAGGATTTGTTAATTTATTGTCATGTGCATTAAAATACCACCAGTGCATTTCCATATGATGACAGACCTCTATGGacagaatatatacagtatatatcataCACAATCATTCACACATAGTTTTAAACACAGTACTGAATGTCTATAAAAAgtccaaccaacagttcaaaTCCTGAAGATCAATTTTTATATCAAtgataaattaaagaaaaagaaaattaatttgtcaCTCAACTAGTCGGTTAATTTAATaatcatttcaacactaaaCCAAACCTGACTGTCCACTGACACTGTAGGGACTCCTGCATTGTGGGGACTAACACCTCAATGCCCTGCTAACTTTATGGGGACTCGAACCTGAAAACACACCGACATTGTGGGGACTCACACCTTAATGCCCTGCTAATATTGTGGGGACtcacacctgaaaacacaccgacattgtggggactcacacctgaaaacacaccaaCATTGTGGGGACTCACACCTTAATGCCCTGCTAATATTGTGGGGACtcacacctgaaaacacaccgacattgtggggactcacacctgaaaacacaccgacattgtggggactcacacctgaaaacacaccgacattgtggggactcacacctcaaaacacactgacattgtggggactcacacctgaaaacacaccgaCATTGTGGGGACTCACACCTCAAAACACACCgacattgtggggactcgcacctgaaaacacaccaaCATTGTGGGGACtaacacctgaaaacacaccgacattgtggggactcacacctgaaaacacaccaacattgtggggactcgcacctgaaaacacaccgacattgtggggactcgcacctgaaaacacaccaacattgtggggactcacacctgaaaacacaccgacattgtggggactcacacctgaaaacacaccaacattgtggggactcacacctgaaaacacaccgacattgtggggactcacacctcaaaacacactgacattgtggggactcgcacctgaaaacacaccgacattgtggggactcacaccttaaacacactgacattgtggggactcgcacctgaaaacacaccgaCATTGTGGGGACtaacacctgaaaacacaccgacattgtggggactcacacctgaaaacacaccaacattgtggggactcacacctgaaaacacaccgacattgtggggactcacacctgaaaacacactgacattgtGGGGACTCACATCTGGCTGCTTGATGACACTGTGGGGACTCCTGCATTGTGAGAATACGGTTTTCTacaactttttcattttgaggTTTAGTCTTAGTTATGCGTTGAAGGCTAGAATTAGGTTTAGCTTATTGTTTGGGGCTTTTAGGGGATAGGGGTAGGGATAGCGAGTAAAGTTTGTGTATGAGTATTGGTGGGCTGTTTTGGGTTAAACTGACACATCTGCTTACCagaatgttgttttgtttagttaCGGTACAGTGACCATAACCataacaacaacatcaaaaagTCCAAACACTTGCATTTATCAGTCTGGTTTCAGTGTCCCATGAGGATCTTAAAGTTGTTTCAGaggcaaaataaaacataactgCAAGAGTAAACCCAGACATGAAAGTAAACGCCAAAGCTGGAAGTTACAACCAGAAGAGATTAATATTTCTCTAAAATAAACCACATCTGCTAAACCCCCCTGCATGTGAacatctgtgtgttcagatatTACAGTTCATTGTGTGTCAAGGGCATCTGTTTATCTCATTCATATGTACATGTACAGACTGTGTCGTGCCAGTGGTCTGTATATCCCAACTGTAATCCATCATGCATTAGTAAATGCATGGAAATAAATTATTACTGATATGTGTCTCAGTGTGCAACACAAATCAAGGACAGCGCCCTGGTCTGAGCAGCTGATTGGTCCCCTGTGTTTAATCAGattaacagcaaaacaaaacctgaTTAATTAGTTTTAAGCTGCAGTTGGTTCCTGATCTGctaacagtaaataaaaagtgTTATGATGTAGTCTTCTGCATCCTGGgcttttttcctgctgtagGTTTAGAGACTGTCGGTTTTTCTTTGATGGGTTTCTCTCTGTTGAATGTCGGTGCGAAATTGCAGCTCAAGAAGCCCTCGTTCTTTCATCCTGAATGACTGGCACTAAACCTTGATGCTTGTTGGCGATGTTTTggataatttaaatattttatgctGTCAAACTCCACTGGAGTCGCTGCAAATATCTGGATGTGACTgatcttttaaaacttttagaTACTGATATCAAAATAGACTTTTTGATACCCAACTTTGAGAAATATTCCCAAGTTTTTCTACAAATTCTGTTCTTCACTTACAACATAAGCCAAACTTCTCAATGTATTGGTTTTAATGTCTTGATATAGAAATttagataaataaaactgacaaaatttGGAACTAAATTAGGACATATCTATCTTACCAATtacataatgaatgaataaactgaTTCTAGATGTTTAGCACATTATTTCAACCTTATTGTTAAACAAGAATGTCACTATTGCAAAACTCTGGATTATGTTCAATGACAATACTTTTTTATGTCCTatgccaacatttttaaaatcctctCTTTCTGAACATAAAGTAAGAGAAAGATCATCGTTAAGGTTTATAAACTACAGGTTGAGTTATGTTTGATAAGGCAACTAAAGGACTTGGTTAAGGTTGATTTAAGATTGTGGTTTcagttaataaaaacattatttgcatTTGATGTGAACTCCAGTCTAATGCATGAAAATCCACCAACCAACCTCTGCTTTTACTTCTACACCTTTACTTTCCAACTTATTACATAACGGACAGGACAGATTCCAATATGAATGTAAATTTGGGATACTGGGATGCtgacttcacttcacttcacttgcacctcactggaaaaaaaaacaacttttaaatgattaaactgTCAGCTGAAATATAAAATTGTGTTCAGATGATACAAAGTTTTGAGAATTTATTCACAGGCTGTCATACATCAGCTTTATAGCATGTGACTGTTCCAGATGTCATGTATACTTTTTACTGCCTTCAACACAGCTGCTTATGTACTGAATAACATTTTGAGGATAATTACTTTCACAGTAGAAACATCACGACTCAAATATGGTTGGAATGTTTCttgtaaatcattttaaaccTCTGTGTAACATTTGTGTAAAGCTGTCTACACGTAGCTTTACATCAATGTCGTGCCGACTGGATCATGGTTTCTGGATGCTGTTATAGATGCGTTCTCACTGAAACGACTGACTAAAGTTAAACTTAATTGGTGGAAGCCAATAAACGAGGAAActttgctctctgctgtaaactaAAAGAAGCAATCTAGACATGCAAACAGATATAAAAAGTAGTTGCACTGAAAATGTCCCGATGATTATGACTTCCAGTTTTAGTAATATGTAATTCTCAAGTGTGCAATGTAgacttagtgaataaatgatgacgtacatgaatcatgtgacctaaacgtcactgaagagctgcaaacatcagatctgtgtagAGTGATAAggagaaatgtcatatttccaccATGTTTTCCATCGTCTGAGCTTCGGCTGCCGCTCTTTAAATGAGTTACCGccaaattttacatttacatttagtgACTTGGCAGACAATCATAAAGAGCCATGGTACAAATTCTCTAAtagcatttttttgtttgtttgtttgtttgttttattattaaagtgAGAAACAACTGGGAGTATACAAGTGCATAACTGtttgttaatatttgatttgatgGAAACATGCATTAATTTGCATTATTGATTTTCGAATTTGGTTAAAATGTATGCTACATCTGAATGGAAACTTGGCTATCAATACGTCCCAAAGCCTCCAACTAAATAAAAGTAAGGCAAGTGTCGACTTCTAAGTCTAACATTTaataattagcactaaacacaaggtacagctgaggctcatgggaatGTCCTTatatttgcaggtatttgatcataagCTACAACCTTTCACTGACCAAAGTACTTTTGTTGCTTAAACCTTACTGCACAGGGGTCAGGATGCGAACTGAGTCCTGCGCTTTGTAGGTCCACCATCCACCCAACCATCCAATAAACAAGTATAATACCTTCTTTACTCAAAAAACATTGCCACTGAACATAGTCCAGGCAGCAAGTATGTGTTCTTCAAAACATAACTGGCAAAACTAATTAGAATGATGTCAATGTACAGATGGTGCTCGGTGAACTGTCATCAAGCTACATCGTCTAGAAACCATGAATGTTGGTAGCAAATTTAGTGTCAGTCCATATAATAGATTtcgagatatttcactggataattaaaatatttgatctctgcaatccatccaatagttgttaagatGTTTCAATCTGGACGACAGTGGTGGACCGACAGACGCTGCCTCAGAGTCACACAGAGAgtcacatatttacatattatatgTGCATCTTTTAGAGTCAGTTTGGAAGACTTCCAAAAACACACTTTAGTTTGAACTTCTGGTCCTTTCTCTAGCAGTTGAACAAGTTTTTGAAGCTCTGTTTGAACggcaactaaccattattttcttaattaatcaattaaatgtttcatctataaaatgtcagaaaatagtgaaaatgcttgttataatttcccagagtcgATTGTTGAGTCTTTAAAGGTCTTACTATGTCtgaacagtccaaaacccaaaagatTATCAATTTACTATCAggtatgacaaagaaaagctttaaatcatcacattggagaagctaaaaccagcaaatgttttgcatatttgcttaaaaaattactaaaacgattattcaattatcaaaatagttgctgattcat is a genomic window of Thunnus maccoyii chromosome 20, fThuMac1.1, whole genome shotgun sequence containing:
- the si:ch73-256g18.2 gene encoding small integral membrane protein 36, which produces MGFMEFYLEIDPVTLNLIILVASYVILLLVFLISCILYDCRGKDPTKEYAPDNTPAPPSQSPIRLVVMQNSPASSRYEPNNTASHAELPTPDLSRDRGEREDPS